A single window of Rhodamnia argentea isolate NSW1041297 chromosome 5, ASM2092103v1, whole genome shotgun sequence DNA harbors:
- the LOC115726701 gene encoding RING-H2 finger protein ATL52-like — MGNPDSSFGDTKLIVLLIGVASAALVMTIYHCISVGWCRQRPGNNRPQRLREAFETPSSIENLTIHLVPAHKYQKGDEVVGEDELCAICLSEFEEGEELRTLPECLHSFHAPCIDMWLYSHTSCPMCRSDATPSPQIIPMRRLGSAGSEEVDEEVAVTLEGIVVQSHQVL, encoded by the coding sequence ATGGGGAATCCGGATAGCTCTTTCGGAGACACCAAATTGATCGTCCTCCTAATCGGGGTGGCGTCGGCCGCACTCGTCATGACGATCTACCATTGCATATCCGTCGGCTGGTGCCGTCAACGCCCTGGCAACAACCGGCCTCAGCGGCTACGGGAGGCCTTCGAGACACCGAGCAGCATCGAGAACTTGACCATTCACCTGGTTCCGGCCCACAAGTATCAGAAAGGTGACGAGGTAGTGGGCGAGGATGAGTTGTGCGCGATATGCTTGAGCGAATTCGAAGAGGGAGAGGAGCTGCGCACCTTGCCGGAGTGCCTGCACTCGTTCCACGCGCCGTGCATCGACATGTGGCTGTACTCGCACACGAGCTGCCCGATGTGCCGCTCCGACGCCACCCCGTCACCGCAAATAATCCCAATGAGGAGGCTCGGCTCGGCCGGCAGCGAGGAGGTGGATGAAGAGGTCGCTGTTACATTGGAAGGCATCGTCGTACAATCTCATCAAGTATTGTGA
- the LOC115726731 gene encoding uncharacterized protein LOC115726731: protein MKMFSCFRNCLSFSKKKDSDRIQPIVIAGRGFSYHEQERRGSRYKCDGCQQPVFGPYYKHISDCCNLHYHKRCGDILRLDPPPISNHHPYPVGRYIHEERAPSKVRYCIACGDQVRGLRYKVWHEKAHGSSNPYWRLYQHLNYRAFHPLCATLPQQIQAPGEPVVLKLEERIQGQCPICKGKAKGWAYNSTCGNCSYHVGCVKNKIIRSWQPDEEASENGGNKSRIIIHVEIQIPPIQELAAAAIRLIIKALFGFPNIADIFIVLCQLISD, encoded by the coding sequence ATGAAGATGTTTTCTTGCTTCAGGAACTGTCTTTCTTTCAGCAAGAAGAAGGATTCCGACCGGATCCAGCCGATAGTCATTGCCGGCCGTGGCTTCTCTTATCATGAGCAGGAAAGAAGGGGCAGCAGGTATAAGTGCGATGGGTGCCAGCAGCCCGTGTTCGGGCCCTATTACAAGCACATCAGCGACTGCTGCAATCTCCATTATCACAAGCGCTGCGGCGACATTCTAAGGCTTGACCCACCTCCCATCAGCAACCACCATCCCTACCCGGTCGGGCGTTATATTCACGAGGAGAGGGCACCGAGCAAAGTGCGGTACTGCATCGCGTGCGGCGACCAAGTCCGGGGGCTCAGGTACAAAGTCTGGCACGAGAAGGCACACGGATCGTCCAATCCTTACTGGCGCCTCTACCAGCACCTAAACTACCGTGCCTTCCATCCGCTCTGCGCGACGCTCCCTCAGCAGATCCAAGCTCCCGGTGAACCAGTCGTGCTGAAGCTCGAGGAAAGGATCCAAGGACAGTGCCCCATATGCAAGGGCAAGGCTAAGGGCTGGGCTTACAACAGTACCTGCGGGAACTGCTCTTACCATGTCGGATGTGTGAAGAACAAGATCATCCGGAGTTGGCAGCCGGACGAAGAAGCTTCAGAAAATGGAGGAAACAAGAGTCGAATTATTATCCATGTGGAAATACAGATCCCACCGATTCAGGAACTAGCAGCAGCGGCTATTCGGCTCATCATCAAAGCCCTCTTCGGGTTCCCGAACATCGCAGACATCTTCATAGTGCTTTGTCAATTGATCTCCGATTAG
- the LOC115726730 gene encoding very-long-chain enoyl-CoA reductase codes for MKVSVVSRSGRELIKGGLELSDSATVADLQEEIHRRTKKFHPSRQRLTLPLQPGSKEKPIILNYKKSLKDYTEGNTSNFTVVFKDLGTQVSYRTLFFWEYLGPLILYPIFYFFPVYRYFGYQGERIIHPVQTYALYYWCFHYFKRIMETFFVHRFSHATSPLSNVFRNCAYYWSFGSYIAYYVNHPLYTPPVSDLQMKIGFAFGLLCQVANFYCHILLRNLRSPAGNGGYQIPRGFLFNIVTCANYTTEIYQWLGFNIATQTVAGYVFLVVATFIMTNWALAKHRRLKKLFDGKEGRPRYPRRWVILPPFL; via the exons ATGAAGGTCTCCGTCGTTTCGCGCAGTGGCCGGGAATTGATTAAGGGCGGCCTCGAACTCAGTGATTCG GCCACTGTGGCTGATCTGCAGGAGGAGATTCATCGCAGGA CCAAGAAATTCCATCCTTCAAGACAGCGGCTAACACTCCCTCTCCAGCCTGGATCAAAGGAGAAGCCTATCATTCTTAACTACAAAAAAAGCCTTAAAGATTACACTGAAGGAAACACATCCAATTTTACTGTTGTATTCAAGGACCTTGGAACACAGGTTTCTTACCGTACTCTTTTCTTCTGGGAGTACCTTGGTCCCTTGATCCTCTATCCCATCTTTTACTTCTTTCCTGTGTACCGTTACTTTGGCTACCAAGGGGAGCGCATCATCCACCCAGTACAGACTTATGCTCTGTACTACTGGTGTTTCCACTACTTCAAACGAATTATGGAAACATTTTTCGTGCACCGTTTCAGCCATGCAACCTCACCCCTTTCTAATGTTTTCCGGAACTGTGCCTATTATTGGAGTTTTGGGTCATACATTGCTTATTATGTCAACCATCCACTTTACACCCCCCCTGTTAGTGACCTCCAAATGAAGATTGGCTTTGCCTTTGGGTTGCTTTGTCAAGTTGCAAACTTCTATTGTCATATCTTGCTGAGGAATCTTCGGAGCCCAGCTGGGAATGGAGGATATCAAATTCCTCGTGGCTTCTTGTTCAACATTGTTACTTGTGCAAACTACACTACAGAGATTTATCAGTGGTTGGGTTTCAACATTGCGACACAAACCGTTGCTGGATATGTCTTCCTTGTGGTCGCTACTTTTATCATGACCAATTGGGCCCTTGCGAAGCATCGCCGCTTGAAGAAG CTGTTCGATGGAAAGGAAGGAAGACCGCGATATCCACGGCGTTGGGTGATCCTACCTCCCTTCCTGTAA
- the LOC115726709 gene encoding CASP-like protein 4D1, translating into MASRAFILALRLLTLVFLVISVAVLTADTANLQLDLTTEVKVRFWDVYTYRYMLGTIVVGAAYTLIQIARTLCRISKGNQPITSDASALFDFFADKIASYVLATGSAAGFGATKDLKLFFEGTVLAFDKFFDKGYAAASLLLLAFVCAALLSIVSSFALPKKV; encoded by the exons ATGGCTTCAAGAGCTTTCATCCTCGCGTTGAGACTCCTTACGCTGGTTTTCCTCGTCATATCAGTGGCGGTCCTGACGGCGGACACGGCGAACTTGCAATTAGACCTCACAACGGAAGTCAAAGTCCGGTTTTGGGATGTCTACACGTACCG GTACATGCTAGGAACAATAGTGGTTGGAGCTGCATACACTCTCATCCAAATTGCGCGAACACTTTGCCGCATAAGCAAGGGGAACCAACCGATAACCAGCGACGCCAGCGCTCTCTTTGATTTCTTCGCTGACAAG ATCGCTTCGTACGTACTGGCGACCGGATCGGCTGCGGGATTCGGGGCGACCAAGGACCTGAAGTTGTTCTTCGAAGGCACGGTATTGGCCTTCGACAAATTCTTCGACAAGGGTTATGCGGCCGcgagcctcctcctcctcgccttCGTCTGCGCTGCACTTCTCTCGATTGTCTCTTCATTTGCCCTCCCTAAGAAAGTTTGA
- the LOC115726712 gene encoding uncharacterized protein LOC115726712 yields the protein MKSLSGIGLGLSVVFGCLLLALFAEFYYLLCWKKRITNRTIEEGYNNTPTKELLHIFCCKKASSLSQTALNPQGFASSGLICDTQLNDSQNQPQQLQVHPNKDILVKPCEEESVETELMRLHKIGGPPRFLFTIVEETKEDLESEDGRSRGEKGSRGRSLSDLLFTVETPFLTPLASPSLFTPPRTSPADAYHNPHGFNPLFESSTDAEFSRIRVSPPPKFKFLRDAEEKLRKKIREDSERNVVSNGGRIHHDSQSQRVTDSKCTRDIEEDGSFFTILTDKNRREK from the coding sequence ATGAAATCTTTGAGTGGAATTGGACTGGGGTTGAGTGTGGTCTTTGGTTGCCTCCTTCTAGCCCTGTTTGCAGAATTCTACTACTTGCTCTGTTGGAAAAAGAGGATCACAAACAGAACAATTGAAGAAGGCTACAACAACACTCCAACTAAAGAGCTCCTGCACATTTTCTGCTGTAAAAAGGCATCTTCTTTGAGCCAAACAGCTTTGAATCCCCAAGGATTCGCTTCCTCAGGACTAATCTGTGATACCCAGTTGAATGATTCACAGAATCAGCCACAACAACTACAAGTCCACCCAAACAAGGATATTCTGGTAAAACCATGTGAAGAGGAGAGCGTGGAGACAGAGCTCATGAGGCTGCACAAGATTGGAGGGCCTCCCAGATTTCTCTTCACCATTGTCGAAGAGACAAAGGAAGACTTGGAGTCGGAAGATGGCAGGTCCAGAGGCGAAAAGGGCTCAAGAGGAAGGAGCTTGAGTGACTTGCTTTTCACAGTGGAGACCCCATTTCTCACTCCTCTTGCCTCTCCATCTCTCTTCACACCCCCTCGCACTTCCCCTGCGGACGCATACCATAACCCGCACGGATTCAACCCTCTCTTTGAGTCCTCAACTGATGCAGAGTTCAGCAGGATCAGGGTATCACCACCACCAAAGTTCAAGTTCTTGCGGGATGCAGAAGAGAAGCTGAGAAAGAAAATCAGGGAGGACTCTGAGAGGAATGTTGTCAGCAATGGTGGTCGCATTCATCATGATAGTCAGAGTCAGAGAGTTACTGATTCAAAGTGTACGAGAGATATTGAGGAAGATGGGTCATTCTTCACCATCCTTACTGATAAAAACAGGAGAGAGAAGTGA